The following coding sequences are from one Schizosaccharomyces osmophilus chromosome 1, complete sequence window:
- the pho2 gene encoding 4-phosphoerythronate phosphastase/2-phosphoglycolate phophatase, translating to MAVKLEKPDQYQEFLDKFDVFLFDCDGVLWNGNEPLPGVKKTMELLRSSGKHVFFVSNNSTKSREDYKKKINAHEIEAKLEEIYPSAYSSAIYVKKVLKLPEDKKVFVLGEGGIESELDRVGVKHTGGTDASLRRAVNSDDLNNVRPDPSVGAVLCGMDRHVTYLKYCMAYQYLQDPNCAFLLTNQDSTFPTNGTFFPGSGSISYPLIFSTGRTPKVLGKPNDEMMEAIVAGVNFDRKKACFVGDRLNTDIQFAKNSGLGGSLLVLTGVSQENEFLEKDAPVVPDYYINSLGDLAKVA from the exons ATGGCTGTTAAACTTGAAAAGCCCGATCAATATCAAGAGTTCCTAGACAAATTCGACGTGTTCTTGTTTGACTGCGATG GCGTTCTTTGGAACGGTAACGAACCCTTACCAGGAGTTAAGAAGACCATGGAGCTATTGCGCTCTTCAG GCAAACacgttttctttgtttcaaacAACTCTACCAAGTCTAGAGAAGAttacaagaagaaaatcaatgcacatgaaattgaagcaaAGCTAGAAGAAATTTATCCTAGTGCTTATTCATCTGCCATTTATGTAAAGAAGGTTTTGAAGCTCCCTGAAGACAAAAAGGTATTCGTCCTTGGTGAAGGAGGCATTGAAAGTGAACTTGACCGTGTTGGTGTTAAACATACTGGTGGTACTGATGCTTCTTTAAGACGCGCTGTTAACTCTGACGATTTAAATAACGTCCGACCCGATCCTTCTGTCGGTGCTGTTTTGTGTGGCATGGACAGACATGTCACCTATCTTAAATACTGCATGGCCTACCAATATTTGCAAGATCCTAACTgtgctttccttttgacGAATCAAGATTCTACATTCCCTACGAATGGTACCTTTTTCCCAGGATCCGGTTCCATTTCTTACCCATTGATTTTCTCCACTGGCCGTACTCCTAAAGTCTTAGGAAAACCCAATGATGAGATGATGGAGGCTATCGTTGCAGGCGTCAATTTTGACCGCAAAAAAGCTTGTTTCGTTGGTGACCGCCTTAACACGGATATTCAATTTGCTAAGAACTCCGGTTTAGGTGGCTCTCTTTTAGTTCTCACAGGTGTGAGCCAGGAGAACGAATTTCTTGAGAAGGATGCTCCTGTCGTACCTGATTATTATATTAATTCCCTTGGTGATTTGGCTAAAGTAGCTTAG
- a CDS encoding mitochondrial Mam33 family protein — MLRQTLLTARAQVFKHGLSVANRGFSYLTLLRPKRRFTSGILMEQLALKLDSELGFVNQVLRETTPNKEYENALRSFTIHENPLLNYIAATKELENERIRITVPVYSARASYTDRNIVKQNDEGEEKNGESDELSYFQQSIPTYVQITNNEGTLICSLILNKDEILFDSLLYDQNKDSSVASTDLAQALRKSSKYRGRKANKLPDLLKSSLLAYLEENEITAQVIRALISRIWRKENLSYKSWLENILRYVLFQDPSKSAS, encoded by the exons ATGCTTAGACAGACGTTATTGACAGCTCGTGCACAAGTATTTAAACATGGATTGTCAGTAGCAAATAGAGGATTTTCTTACTTAACGCTGCTAAGGCCAAAGCGAAGGTTTACTAGTGGTATTTTGATGGAACAACTTGCTTTGAAGTTGGATTCGGAATTAGGATTTGTGAACCAGGTTTTACGAGAAACAACACcaaataaagaatatgAAAATGCTTTACGCTCGTTTACCATTCACGAGAATCCTCTGCTAAATTACATTGCGGCTACCAAGGAActggaaaatgaaag AATACGAATTACAGTTCCTGTTTACAGTGCGAGGGCTTCTTATACGGACAGAAATATTGTGAAGCAAAACGAcgaaggagaagaaaaaaatggcGAATCGGATGAATTAAGCTACTTTCAGCAGTCTATACCTACTTATGTACAGATAACCAAT AATGAGGGAACTTTGATTTGTTCACTAATTTTAAATAAGGACGAGATTCTCTTTGACAGTCTTTTGTATGATCAGAATAAGGACTCGTCCGTCGCTTCTACCGATCTTGCCCAAGCGTTGAGAAAGAGTTCCAAGTATCGTGGACGTAAGGCAAACAAACTTCCTGATCTATTAAAATCTTCTCTTCTAGCATATctggaagaaaatgaaattacaGCGCAAGTCATAAGGGCGTTGATTTCAAGAATCTGGCGTAAGGAAAATCTGTCATACAAATCATGGctagaaaatattttacgCTAcgttttatttcaagatCCTTCTAAGTCAGCAAGTTAG
- the vts1 gene encoding Smaug family RNA-binding protein Vts1, with translation MEAFKRGQEAGVNVLDGPLHTKLSNVNSSVCSGDMADSSLISTVNVLDAYDLSDSSPTIQSPSTSTPLKLSDDSIYDKQRLPDNVSIGDAHTDKEKHKNDSRQEHSPVEDHQNFSSELQNINQWFQCLSMSDREQVLKQLLQSYPAKDAARLFSHSLSSSPSRKSLSNNLSVGSSSSSPSSVDVEAPLLSDSLSSLTATSKTPMKQPSASLNHIQTNSFSNKQHALSTALSSASPLAVRNPPASSNYFAQDRDLLTKNRLSKAIAYSSINPSASPISTSPKSNHNAIANNGTPKSYSLTNNAFHKQANSELFSSASKKTPFAPNGTPSKPSSSFFETPNANIWDSHDRSAFSAPPAPFFPFGVSPHLNEELSPRGRWQNFTYSPPPPPPPPDLLTANSNQRSIPEKSHLLYRSNQIGPRSRLETRPSGADGKPLLSSSLRFSHVPGASETSSRSSTRLENPNAQPSTPLSKQTYVNDLPHTITPVPFTSLSYNPGAESERSYRKNGFWLNNWNSPAFMHSPLLQDANNPYAQLTPSANSTYSANLNNSNFSTPVGMHMCHMPYAYSSYNDPEAGDAVHGASQNYTSYVKTPKTSLKTRKSMSNLKSTEKQYTNELPQDIPSWLRSLRLHKYTNNLKDTDWNGLVSLTDENLQSRGIHALGARRKLLKSFQDVAPLVGAKPALENSDIEGVDNQKNDSFNSVNQDEEDKRFGDHDSRSSECANDS, from the coding sequence ATGGAAGCTTTCAAACGAGGACAAGAAGCTGGTGTCAATGTTCTTGATGGACCGTTACACACCAAGCTTTCTAACGTGAATTCTAGTGTCTGCTCGGGAGATATGGCTGACTCTTCGCTCATATCTACTGTCAATGTCTTGGACGCCTACGACTTGTCTGATAGCTCACCGACGATTCAGTCACCAAGTACCTCGACCCCGTTAAAGCTCTCAGATGATTCCATTTATGATAAACAAAGGCTTCCAGATAATGTGAGCATCGGTGATGCTCATACAGATAAGGAGAAGCATAAAAATGATAGTCGTCAAGAACACTCACCAGTTGAAGATcatcaaaacttttcttccGAGTTGCAAAATATTAATCAATGGTTCCAATGTCTTTCCATGTCTGACCGCGAACAAGTTCTTAAACAGCTCTTACAAAGCTATCCCGCTAAAGACGCCGCTAGGTTATTTTCTCATTCCCTTTCTTCATCTCCGTCTCGTAAGTCGTTGTCGAACAATTTGTCGGTTGGTTCGTCTTCatcttctccttcttccGTTGATGTGGAGGCTCCTTTATTGTCGGATTCTCTTTCCTCATTAACAGCAACTTCAAAAACCCCAATGAAGCAACCTTCGGCATCTTTGAACCATATCCAAACcaactctttttctaacaAACAACATGCTTTATCCACCGCTCTTTCATCCGCATCTCCTCTAGCTGTTAGAAATCCACCAGCTTCTTCTAATTACTTCGCGCAGGATCGCGATCTGTTAACAAAAAACCgtctttcaaaagcaattgcaTATTCTTCCATTAATCCTTCTGCTTCTCCTATTTCGACAAGTCCTAAAAGCAATCATAATGCCATTGCTAACAATGGAACTCCTAAATCATATTCTTTAACCAATAACGCTTTTCATAAGCAAGCCAATTCTGAATTGTTTTCAAGTGCATCAAAAAAGACACCTTTCGCACCTAATGGAACTCCTTCAAAACCTTCGTCATCCTTCTTTGAAACTCCAAACGCCAATATTTGGGATTCTCATGATCGATCTGCTTTCTCGGCTCCCCCtgctcctttttttccattcgGCGTTTCACCACATctaaatgaagaattatCTCCTCGTGGACGTTGGCAGAATTTCACGTATTCTCCGCCTCCTCCTCCCCCTCCTCCAGATCTTCTTACTGCGAATTCAAATCAACGTTCCATCCCCGAAAAATCCCATCTTTTGTACCGTTCCAACCAGATAGGACCACGTTCTCGATTGGAAACACGTCCGTCTGGTGCTGATGGAAAACCTTTGCTTTCCTCTTCCTTACGTTTTTCTCACGTTCCTGGTGCTTCTGAAACATCTTCTCGCAGTAGCACTCGACTGGAGAATCCTAACGCGCAACCAAGTACCCCCttaagtaaacaaacctaTGTCAATGATCTTCCCCATACGATAACACCTGTCCCTTTCACTTCATTGTCATATAATCCGGGTGCTGAAAGTGAGCGTTCGTATAGGAAAAATGGGTTTTGGCTGAATAATTGGAACTCTCCTGCTTTTATGCATTCTCCACTTCTCCAAGATGCTAATAACCCTTACGCACAGTTAACGCCGTCTGCAAATTCTACATATTCTGCTAATTTGAATAattcaaacttttcaacGCCTGTGGGGATGCATATGTGTCATATGCCTTACGCATACTCTTCTTATAATGATCCTGAAGCTGGTGATGCTGTGCATGGAGCATCACAAAACTATACCAGTTATGTTAAAACGCCAAAAACTTCCCTCAAAACCAGGAAATCTATGTCTAATTTAAAGAGTACCGAAAAACAATATACTAATGAACTTCCACAGGATATTCCGAGCTGGCTCAGAAGTCTCCGTTTACATAAATACACTAATAATTTGAAAGACACCGATTGGAATGGTTTGGTATCTTTAACAGACGAAAACCTACAAAGCAGAGGAATTCATGCTTTAGGTGCAAGGAGAAAGCtattgaaaagctttcaaGACGTTGCTCCGTTAGTTGGCGCAAAACCGGCATTAGAAAATTCCGATATTGAAGGTGTTGACAATCAGAAAAATGATAGTTTCAACTCGGTAAATCAGgacgaagaagataaaCGATTTGGTGATCATGATTCTCGATCCTCTGAGTGTGCTAACGATAGCTGA
- the cwf22 gene encoding splicing factor Cwf22 translates to MQETLQKFEDHKEMADATPRERNNHHNNGNDEEKDLSWEDRHYIPRRTDAQRDFEGRQTAKLEVDPKVALQKMMNTRTGGTYVPPAKLRALQAQITDKNSQEYQRLQWEGLKKSINGLVNKVNKSNIKEIIPDLFQVNLIRGRALYCRSIMKAQAASLPFTPVYAAMTAVINTKLPQVGELLLTRLIVQFRKSFRRNDKTMCLSSTNFIAHLINHKIAHEIVGLQILAVLLERPTGDSIEIASGFLREVGAYLSDISSRAFNGIFERLRTILHENRLEPRVQFIIEVLFQARKDKFKDNPTIPSQLDLVEEEDQITHFISLDDELDVQESLGVFRFDQDFEENESRYGFIKREILGEDEESEEEEGSDEESEEGSEESEEDEPAGQVQPKIVDQTNTDIVNLRKSIYLTIMSSVDFEECCHKLLKVQLPEGQEIEMCNMIIECNSQERTYEKFYGLIGERFCKLNRTWRTTFEQTFKNYYTTIHRYETNRLRNIALFFGNLLSTNAIPWSVFESVRLTEDDTTASSRIFLKILFQELLEAIGLKTLISRFHDPELVPYLHGVFPTDEARNVRFSINYFTSIGLGALTEEMREYLLTMPAPKADDASDAESYTSKSSYSRSRSPYSSDYSRSRSSSRSVSPPRSRGRSYSPSVAEVSPGRSRISRDDIERGRSGYPYSDRNRSYSRSSYSSYGGSKSISSSRSSSYDSRRERSRSQTPTRRRPSKSTYRPSDRYRGRAPRRSLSRSISERSYSRSPSRGRSYSRSISPRRDRHASRRRYRSRSLSYSPSPPTYRRNRPFSPSPYRRTKRARDSNYNQRYYGETSEKSRSPSPFTLRKMKTYEIQNERNSRNRPMERPVKNGNGQLEAPWLQHSVDDSRH, encoded by the coding sequence ATGCAAGAAACATTGCAAAAGTTTGAAGATCACAAGGAGATGGCGGATGCAACGCCTAGAGAAAGGAATAACCATCATAATAATGGAAACgacgaagaaaaggatCTTAGTTGGGAAGACAGACATTACATACCAAGACGAACAGATGCTCAGCGGGATTTTGAGGGCCGCCAAACCGCTAAGTTAGAAGTGGATCCAAAGGTagctcttcaaaaaatgatgaatACCCGTACAGGTGGAACTTATGTTCCTCCTGCAAAATTAAGAGCTCTTCAAGCTCAAATTACTGATAAAAATTCACAAGAATACCAAAGGTTACAATGGGAGGGActgaaaaaatcaattaatGGACTTGTTAACAAAGTGAATAAATCGAAtatcaaagaaatcattCCCGATTTATTTCAAGTAAATCTAATCAGAGGACGCGCTTTGTATTGCCGAAGTATTATGAAAGCACAGGCTGCTTCGCTCCCCTTTACTCCAGTCTATGCTGCAATGACGGCCGTAATTAATACAAAACTCCCGCAAGTCGGAGAGCTACTGTTGACGCGCCTTATTGTTCAATTTCGAAAATCATTTCGCAGAAATGATAAAACTATGTGCCTGAGTTCAACGAACTTTATTGCCCATTTGATTAATCACAAGATAGCCCACGAAATTGTTGGCTTACAGATCCTTGCTgttcttttggaaagacCCACTGGCGATTCTATAGAAATTGCATCAGGATTTCTTCGAGAAGTCGGTGCTTACCTTTCTGATATCTCATCTAGGGCTTTCAATGGCATATTTGAAAGGCTTCGCACAATATTGCACGAGAATCGACTTGAACCACGTGTTCAATTTATTATTGAAGTATTATTCCAAGCAAGGAAAGATAAATTTAAAGATAATCCCACTATACCCAGTCAGCTTGATTtagttgaagaagaggatCAGATCACCCATTTTATTAGTTTGGATGATGAATTGGATGTACAGGAATCCTTGGGAGTCTTTCGTTTTGATcaagattttgaagaaaatgagtCAAGATATGGTTTCATAAAACGTGAAATTTTAggagaagatgaagaatccgaagaagaagaaggaagcgACGAAGAATCCGAAGAAGGTAGTGAGGAATCTGAGGAAGATGAACCTGCTGGACAGGTGCAACCTAAGATTGTTGACCAAACGAATACGGATATCGTTAATTTAAGAAAATCCATTTATCTTACAATTATGTCATCTGTCGACTTTGAGGAATGTTGCCATAAGCTATTAAAGGTACAGTTACCGGAAGGTCAGGAAATAGAGATGTGCAACATGATTATTGAATGCAATAGTCAAGAGAGAActtatgaaaaattttatGGTTTGATTGGTGAGCGTTTTTGCAAGCTCAATCGAACATGGCGCACAACTTTTGAGCAAacatttaaaaattattacACTACCATCCACAGATATGAGACGAACCGGTTGCGGAATATcgctttgttttttggaaatctTCTGAGCACCAATGCCATTCCATGGTCTGTGTTTGAGAGCGTTCGATTAACTGAAGATGATACAACCGCGTCATCACgtatttttctaaaaattttgtttcaagaaCTTTTGGAAGCAATTGGTTTAAAAACATTGATAAGTAGATTCCACGATCCAGAGTTAGTACCTTATCTGCATGGTGTATTTCCTACGGATGAAGCTCGCAATGTTCGGTTTTCCATTAATTATTTCACTTCTATTGGTTTGGGAGCTTTAACTGAAGAAATGAGGGAGTACCTGTTGACGATGCCCGCTCCGAAAGCCGATGACGCATCTGATGCGGAAAGCTATACATCTAAATCTTCATATTCACGTTCTCGCTCGCCGTATTCATCGGATTATTCTCGTAGCAGATCTTCTTCTCGTTCTGTTAGTCCACCAAGATCTAGAGGGCGTTCATATTCTCCTTCTGTTGCCGAGGTAAGTCCTGGTAGATCGCGAATTTCAAGAGATGACATCGAGCGTGGAAGAAGCGGATATCCTTATTCAGACAGAAATCGTTCTTACTCGAGGTCGTCGTATTCCAGTTACGGAGGATCCAAGTCCATATCATCAAGCCGATCATCTTCGTACGATTCTAGACGAGAGAGATCGCGTTCCCAAACACCTACGAGAAGGAGGCCAAGTAAGTCAACATATCGTCCATCTGATCGCTACAGAGGACGTGCTCCTAGGAGATCGCTCTCTAGATCGATCAGTGAAAGAAGTTACTCGCGTTCACCGAGCAGAGGAAGGTCTTATTCTCGTTCGATTTCTCCTCGCAGAGACAGACATGCTTCACGTCGCAGATATCGTTCGCGATCTCTTTCTTATTCCCCTTCGCCTCCAACGTATAGACGGAACCGTCCATTTTCGCCTTCTCCTTATCGAAGAACGAAACGGGCCAGAGATTCAAATTACAATCAAAGGTATTACGGAGAAACAAGTGAGAAAAGTAGATCACCGTCGCCATTCACCTTgagaaaaatgaagacCTATGAGATCCAAAATGAAAGGAATAGCAGAAATCGCCCCATGGAAAGACCTGTGAAGAACGGTAATGGTCAATTAGAAGCCCCTTGGTTACAGCATTCAGTTGATGATAGCAGGCACtaa
- the taf51 gene encoding transcription factor TFIID complex subunit Taf5-like, whose translation MAQPGSYNSNNSTSDLNKIVLDYLYRKGYSRTEAMLRLEISSVGAIPEEQQDWNIGAPETYIQVYILLRDWIDGTLDLYKPKLQKTLYPVFVHSYLDLLQKKEKEMATFFFDSFRVEHEVLHGHDIRLLDELKTNSDADESEISQLYRKNKYRINLTKATFDLLVQFLFDNEANGSGIIIRLLNQYIDIKIIYAKTNEPSKPDAQTILELNADQKSIVVEEQPEGIPGHSEQLFDYNKQNIYLGKRKIPEELLPEIKAVLEERDKGLQEKPFLATTHPSLTLEELFEKEQKSIAENIDSVPPDLPLPSLRIKDIEAYVSSLDNRRNSLQLGKDGTPPSVFMYTMHNTYSSLNCAKFSPDASMFATAYADSSVQLHMSNNLGPQALVGNQNEPLDTIKLIGHTRPVFGVSISPDNEYVLSCSEDGFNRLWSKDTQTTLVKYAGHNAPVWDICFSPYGYYYASASHDQTVRLWSIEHTAPLRVFVGHQNDVDCLSFHENANYIATGSSDHTCRLWDIRTGNTVRVFTGQNSSVSSIALSPDGLLMASADDTGFVHLWDLRTGCKLQVFEKHQSPVYSLAFSYDNTTLATGGADTDVNVWDIKGLNSKAESAEDNLLYNFKTKETIVYDLQFTERNYCLGLSAT comes from the exons ATGGCACAACCTGGCTCGTATAATTCTAATAATTCCACCTCGgatttgaataaaattgtCCTCGATTACCTGTATAGAAAAGGGTATTCTAGGACAGAGGCAATGCTGAGGTTGGAAATCTCTAGTGTAGGTGCAATTCCGGAAGAGCAACAAGATTGGAATATCGGTGCACCAGAAACTTATATCCAGGTATACATTCTTCTCAGAGATTGGATCGATGGGACTTTAGATCTCTACAAGCCTAAACTCCAAAAGACACTTTATCCAGTGTTTGTCCATTCTTATCTAGACTtactacaaaaaaaagaaaaagaaatggcaacattcttttttgactCTTTTCGTGTAGAGCATGAAGTTTTACATGGTCATGACATTCGTTTACTTGATGAACTGAAGACAAACTCCGATGCAGACGAAAGCGAAATTTCCCAATTGTacagaaagaataaatatagaaTTAATTTAACGAAAGCAACCTTTGACTTGCTGGttcagtttctttttgacaATGAAGCTAATGGAAGTGGAATTATAATCCGCCTTTTAAATCAGTACATTGAtatcaaaataatatatgcgaaaacaaatgaacCTTCGAAACCGGACGCTCAAACTATACTTGAGCTAAATGCTGATCAGAAAAGCATAGTTGTTGAAGAGCAACCCGAAGGAATTCCTGGTCATTCAGAACAGTTGTTTGACTACAACAAGCAAAATATTTATCttggaaagagaaaaatacCCGAAGAACTACTTCCCGAAATCAAAGCAGTACTAGAAGAACGGGATAAAGGTCTTCAGGAAAAGCCATTTCTTGCTACTACCCATCCGTCATTAACGTTAGAAGAATTATTCGAGAAAGAACAGAAGAGTATTGCTGAAAACATCGATAGTGTGCCACCCGATCTACCTTTACCCTCTTTGCGCATAAAAGACATTGAAGCGTATGTTTCTTCCTTAGACAATCGGCGTAACTCGCTGCAACTAGGAAAAGATGGCACCCCACCAAGTGTTTTCATGTATACTATGCATAATACCTATTCGTCTCTAAACTGTGCAAAATTTTCTCCTGATGCTTCCATGTTTGCAACAGCGTATGCAGATTCCTCAGTTCAACTACACATGTCAAATAATCTCGGTCCTCAGG CTTTAGTGGGCAATCAAAACGAACCCCTGGATACAATTAAACTTATAGGACATACAAGACCAGTATTTGGCGTTAGTATTTCTCCAGATAATGAATATGTTCTTTCATGTTCAGAAGATGGGTTTAACCGTCTTTGGAGCAAAGACACCCAAACCACTCTTGTCAAATACGCAGGACATAATGCACCTGTCTGGgacatttgcttttcccCGTATGGTTATTATTATGCTAGTGCTTCTCATGACCAGACTGTTCGTTTGTGGAGTATCGAGCACACTGCCCCTCTCCGAGTTTTCGTCGGTCATCAAAACGATGTCGAT TGTCTCTCCTTTCATGAAAATGCAAACTACATAGCTACTGGATCAAGCGATCATACTTGTAGATTATGGGATATACGTACCGGTAACACTGTACGAGTTTTCACAGGACAAAATTCCTCTGTGTCGTCAATAGCCTTATCACCCGATGGATTATTAATGGCATCTGCGGATGATACCGGATTTGTTCATTTATGGGACTTACGTACTGGCTGCAAACTACAAGTGTTTGAAAAACATCAGAGTCCAGTCTACTCCCTTGCATTTTCGTACGATAATACGACTCTGGCAACTGGAGGTGCTGATACCGATGTCAATGTTTGGGATATTAAGGGCTTAAATAGTAAAGCGGAATCTGCTGAAGACAATTTATTGTACAACTttaaaacgaaagaaacGATTGTTTATGATTTACAATTCACTGAGAGGAATTACTGCTTAGGGTTGAGTGCTACCTAA
- the cwf24 gene encoding ubiquitin-protein ligase E3/GCN5-related N acetyltransferase fusion protein, which produces MVESDNYKEQTKQNNGVVPIFQQKRKGRDREGLKRKKPNVESNTLNKSDHSDEDEDEVDDIRSTRDYLLSQQKKQARMVPDASSDHYKKKEDQNSSISKDINVEYSANLNVHGDEMNTSTVIIPNESSNDEESAHFKKQCTLSSDLFQSQNDYSKFLPKKEPISKKAQTGPVRPSPSSAAIRTITVIDYQPDVCKDYKLTGFCGYGDTCKFLHMREDYKAGWQLDQEWNEAQSKFRKGIKNVDGVPKNEKEEEIPFVCLICKKDYKDPIVTVCKHHFCENCAVERYRKTPTCVQCGADTKGLFSIDKQMNLLLKKRKQEETHGIQPKEVNRFQPISKENLVSDDILPQEKQDKEIGQPDSSDTTVDSVASNKPISRYSLVELTNENINSFKRLNQVVLNTNYSETFYKNILKDNELSRVALFENKVVGGLSCVKNRDELLYIATFSVLAPYRNLGIGSLLLDFANRSAHRLALDAITLHVRCSNEDSVDWYTRRGFKIIERVPKLYKRFADGDSDAFLMRRDLDS; this is translated from the coding sequence ATGGTGGAAAGCGATAATTATAAAGAACAGACTAAACAGAACAATGGGGTTGTTCCCatatttcaacaaaagaggaaaggTCGGGACAGAGAAGGTTTGAAGCGAAAAAAGCCAAATGTTGAATCAAATACTCTAAATAAATCAGATCATTCagatgaagatgaggaCGAAGTGGACGACATTCGATCTACGAGGGACTACTTACTATCCcagcaaaaaaagcaagccCGAATGGTTCCTGATGCATCTTCGGATCATtacaagaagaaggaagatcAAAATTCTTCTATATCAAAAGACATAAACGTAGAATACTCTGCCAACTTGAATGTGCATGGCGATGAGATGAACACATCCACAGTTATCATCCCAAACGAATCTTCAAATGATGAAGAGAGTGCTCATTTTAAGAAGCAATGTACATTGTCATCAGACTTGTTTCAATCGCAAAACGActattcaaaatttttacCTAAAAAGGAACCGATAAGCAAGAAAGCACAGACTGGACCAGTCCGTCCGTCGCCATCGTCGGCTGCAATCCGTACGATTACAGTGATAGATTATCAACCAGACGTCTGTAAAGACTACAAGTTGACAGGGTTTTGCGGTTATGGTGATACTTGTAAGTTTCTGCACATGAGAGAAGACTACAAAGCTGGCTGGCAATTAGATCAAGAATGGAATGAAGCACAATCCAAATTCCGTAAGGGTATAAAAAATGTGGACGGCGTTccaaaaaacgaaaaagaagaggaaatcccatttgtttgtttgatttGCAAAAAGGACTACAAAGACCCGATTGTAACGGTTTGCAAGCATCACTTTTGTGAAAATTGTGCCGTAGAACGCTACAGAAAGACTCCTACTTGTGTACAATGCGGTGCAGATACCAAGGGATTGTTTTCCATTGATAAACAAATGAACttacttttgaagaaaagaaaacaggaAGAAACCCATGGCATCCAACCGAAGGAGGTTAATAGGTTCCAACCGatttcaaaggaaaacttGGTTAGTGATGATATTTTACCACAGGAAAAACAGGATAAAGAAATTGGACAACCAGATTCTTCAGATACTACTGTTGATTCCGTAGCTTCTAATAAACCAATTTCAAGGTATTCACTCGTTGAGTTAACGAATGAAAACATTAACTCATTTAAACGGCTGAATCAAGTTGTTTTGAATACAAATTATAGCGAAACATTCTATAAGAACATCCTAAAAGACAATGAACTTTCACGCGTGGCTctctttgaaaacaaagttgTAGGAGGCCTGAGTTGCGTTAAAAATAGAGACGAATTACTTTACATAGCTACATTTTCAGTTCTAGCCCCTTACAGAAATTTAGGAATTGGTTCGttacttttggattttgcaAATCGTTCAGCCCACAGATTAGCTTTGGACGCAATTACTTTACACGTTCGATGTTCTAATGAAGATAGTGTTGATTGGTATACTCGGCGTGGTTTCAAGATAATTGAGCGTGTACCAAAGCTTTATAAGCGATTTGCTGACGGTGATTCTGATGCCTTTCTTATGAGACGCGACCTAGACAGTTAA
- a CDS encoding activating signal cointegrator 1 complex subunit, ASCC1-like protein, whose translation MFNFRYPNLLFLALPLPEYYLKDSYETFRNFLGDSFLSKGYRGPRVSHLTIGMIPVKSEEDVLRSIDHLKDNAQNIQKAYGNELLKIDLQGTSYFGKSPEEARVLYAVPQEQHGRVCVQRFCEYLRESFEDVGIFSKDNRPLTLHCTLLNSRYMKRGKKRLKHFDANPLLERFVHYPWAQNISLSRLCIMKTGAVGPPGDMYYEEIDSIPLH comes from the coding sequence ATGTTTAATTTTCGATATCCTAATCTCCTTTTCCTGGCTCTTCCGCTTCCTGAGTACTATCTCAAAGATTCGTATGAGACGTTTCGAAATTTCCTTGGAGACTCCTTTTTAAGCAAAGGCTATCGTGGGCCTCGAGTTTCCCATTTGACTATTGGAATGATCCCGGTAAAGTCAGAGGAGGATGTGCTTCGTTCTATAGACCACTTAAAGGATAACGCCCagaatattcaaaaagcttATGGAAACGAACTGCTAAAGATCGATTTACAGGGGACCTCTTATTTTGGTAAATCGCCTGAAGAAGCTCGCGTCTTGTATGCAGTACCTCAAGAGCAGCACGGAAGAGTTTGTGTTCAAAGATTTTGCGAATATCTTCGAGAATCCTTTGAAGATGTCGGCATTTTCAGTAAAGACAATCGTCCCTTAACATTACACTGCACATTGTTAAACTCAAGATATATGAAACGAGGAAAGAAGCGCTTAAAGCACTTTGATGCAAATCCACTGTTGGAAAGATTTGTACACTATCCTTGGGCACAAAACATTAGCTTATCAAGGCTGTGTATTATGAAGACTGGTGCCGTTGGTCCACCTGGAGACATGTATTATGAAGAGATTGATTCAATTCCATTGCATTGA